From one Nonomuraea polychroma genomic stretch:
- a CDS encoding response regulator transcription factor, with amino-acid sequence MRVLVVEDFEVLARSIGTGLRREGMAVDVVLDGTAALDRLAATRYDVVILDRDLPGVHGDEICRRLAHGRCETRVLMLTASGTIEDRVDGLSLGADDYLPKPFAFAELIARVRALARRATPPLPPTLACGDITLDPARRIAFRAGRRLELSPREFGLLECLLAVPGLVISAEDLLERVWDEAADPFSSAVKHTMHRLRAKLGDPPVIETIREGGYRIGPS; translated from the coding sequence GTGAGGGTCCTCGTCGTCGAGGACTTCGAGGTCCTCGCCCGCTCCATCGGAACCGGGCTGCGCCGCGAGGGCATGGCCGTCGACGTCGTCCTGGATGGAACCGCCGCCCTCGACCGCCTGGCCGCCACCCGCTACGACGTGGTGATCCTCGACCGCGACCTGCCCGGCGTCCACGGGGACGAGATCTGCCGGCGACTCGCCCACGGCCGCTGTGAGACCCGCGTACTGATGCTCACCGCCTCCGGCACGATCGAGGACCGCGTCGACGGGCTCAGCCTCGGCGCCGACGACTACCTGCCCAAGCCGTTCGCGTTCGCCGAACTCATCGCCCGCGTCCGTGCCCTGGCCCGCCGCGCCACCCCGCCGCTGCCGCCCACCCTGGCATGCGGGGACATCACCCTCGATCCGGCCCGCCGTATCGCGTTCCGGGCCGGCCGGCGCCTTGAGCTGAGCCCCAGGGAGTTCGGCCTGCTCGAATGCCTACTCGCCGTACCCGGCCTGGTCATCTCCGCCGAGGACCTGCTGGAGCGCGTCTGGGACGAGGCCGCCGACCCCTTCAGCAGCGCCGTCAAGCACACCATGCACCGGCTACGGGCCAAGCTCGGCGACCCGCCCGTGATCGAGACCATCCGCGAAGGCGGCTACCGCATCGGACCGTCATGA
- the rho gene encoding transcription termination factor Rho, which translates to MSVHIPEQRTDVPMRQVSGLLDIRDNSAFIRAEHLPAPGDVRVPPDKIKQFDLRPGDHVVASFAGNKLARVESVNGSTRWRERRTFADLTPVHPTERLTIETESLSTRVIDLFAPIGKGQRGLIVAPPKAGKTMVLQALAAGITRNHPEVHLMVVLVGERPEEVTEMRATIPGEVYSSTFDHPDRDHTAVAELAIERAKRLVEAGRDVVVLLDSLTRLGRAYNNLAPAGGRVLTGGIDARALYPPKRFFGAARNVEDGGSLTILATALVDTGSRMDNNLYEEFKGTGNMELHLTRELAERRLFPAVDLESSGTRREEILLHAEERQVVWRLRRMLTGLEKQQGLQVLVDKLRSTSSNAAFLLEAATAA; encoded by the coding sequence ATGTCTGTACACATTCCTGAACAGCGCACCGACGTGCCCATGCGGCAGGTGAGCGGTCTCCTGGACATACGCGACAATTCCGCGTTCATCCGGGCCGAGCACCTGCCTGCGCCGGGTGACGTGCGCGTGCCCCCCGACAAGATCAAGCAGTTCGACCTGCGGCCGGGCGACCACGTCGTCGCCTCGTTCGCCGGCAACAAGCTGGCCCGCGTCGAGTCCGTCAACGGCTCCACCCGGTGGCGCGAACGGCGCACGTTCGCCGACCTGACGCCCGTACACCCGACCGAGCGGCTCACCATCGAGACCGAGTCGCTCAGCACGCGCGTCATCGATTTGTTCGCACCCATCGGCAAGGGACAGCGCGGCCTCATCGTCGCGCCGCCCAAGGCCGGCAAGACCATGGTCCTGCAGGCGCTGGCCGCCGGGATCACCCGCAACCACCCCGAGGTGCACCTCATGGTCGTGCTCGTGGGCGAGCGGCCCGAGGAGGTCACCGAGATGCGGGCCACCATCCCGGGCGAGGTCTACTCCTCGACCTTCGACCACCCCGACCGTGACCACACCGCCGTCGCCGAGCTGGCCATCGAACGCGCCAAGCGGCTCGTCGAGGCCGGACGGGACGTGGTGGTGCTGCTCGACTCGCTGACGCGGCTGGGGCGGGCGTACAACAACCTGGCACCCGCCGGTGGGCGCGTACTCACCGGCGGCATCGACGCCCGTGCGCTCTACCCGCCCAAGCGTTTCTTCGGCGCCGCACGCAACGTCGAGGACGGCGGCTCGCTCACCATCCTCGCCACCGCGCTCGTGGACACGGGGTCGCGGATGGACAACAACCTGTACGAGGAGTTCAAGGGAACGGGGAACATGGAGCTGCACCTCACCCGCGAACTGGCCGAGCGGCGGCTGTTCCCGGCCGTGGACCTGGAGAGCTCGGGGACGCGGCGGGAGGAGATCCTGCTGCACGCGGAGGAGCGGCAGGTGGTGTGGAGATTGCGGCGGATGCTCACCGGGCTCGAGAAGCAGCAAGGACTCCAGGTCCTCGTCGACAAGCTCCGCTCCACATCCTCCAACGCCGCCTTCCTCCTCGAGGCCGCAACCGCCGCCTGA
- a CDS encoding MBL fold metallo-hydrolase: MPHQPITVSGVEVTPLCDAVGPMGAAIRRPLAEMFPGSGLPDEPWVLHFHCYLLRSAAGRLTLVDTGIGGANSPASSWAPVPGTLAGELAAAGVAPADIDTVVLTHLHSDHASGVVTDDGRPAFENARHVVQQAELDAAAGPVLDRLLTPIKGQLHVVEGQAEVMPGVHVHLAPGHTPGHQIARVGDVAMTGDLVLHPVQLDDPSVRYLYDDDQEAAARTRAEVLDALRAERAILATAHFSEPFLRL, encoded by the coding sequence GTGCCGCATCAACCGATAACCGTGTCCGGCGTCGAAGTGACACCGCTCTGCGACGCCGTGGGCCCGATGGGGGCGGCGATCCGCCGCCCGCTCGCCGAGATGTTCCCCGGTTCGGGGCTCCCGGACGAGCCGTGGGTCCTGCACTTCCACTGCTATCTGCTGCGTTCGGCGGCGGGCCGCCTCACCCTGGTCGACACCGGCATCGGCGGCGCGAACTCCCCGGCCTCCAGCTGGGCGCCGGTCCCTGGAACGCTGGCCGGCGAGCTGGCCGCGGCCGGCGTCGCGCCCGCTGACATCGACACCGTCGTCCTCACCCACCTGCACAGCGACCACGCCAGCGGCGTGGTGACCGACGACGGCAGGCCGGCGTTCGAGAACGCGCGCCACGTGGTCCAGCAGGCCGAGCTGGACGCCGCGGCGGGGCCCGTGCTCGACCGGCTGCTCACCCCGATCAAGGGGCAGCTGCACGTCGTCGAGGGCCAGGCCGAGGTCATGCCGGGGGTTCATGTGCATCTTGCGCCCGGGCACACGCCAGGCCATCAGATCGCCCGGGTCGGGGACGTGGCCATGACGGGCGACCTCGTCCTCCATCCCGTTCAGCTCGACGATCCCAGCGTGCGTTACCTCTACGACGACGACCAGGAGGCGGCCGCGCGTACCCGCGCCGAGGTGCTCGACGCCCTCAGGGCCGAGCGGGCGATTCTCGCCACCGCCCACTTCAGCGAGCCCTTCCTGCGCCTTTGA
- a CDS encoding NUDIX domain-containing protein codes for MNDFWATVNRVIAGAAAYITDEKGRVLLVDPNYREHWNFPGGIVDAGEHPAQACAREVAEEVGLEVEVGRLLTVHWGELPHIPYPLVNFLFDCGEIASDTPITLQAEELDDYGFFTVEEAERLLAGHAYQRLMAAAAARESGGMSYLTTAQDGLVGQ; via the coding sequence GTGAACGATTTCTGGGCCACGGTCAACCGGGTGATCGCAGGGGCGGCGGCGTACATCACCGACGAGAAAGGGCGGGTCCTGCTGGTCGACCCGAACTACCGCGAGCACTGGAACTTCCCCGGCGGCATCGTCGACGCCGGCGAGCATCCCGCGCAGGCGTGCGCCAGGGAAGTGGCCGAGGAGGTCGGGCTCGAGGTGGAGGTCGGCAGGCTGCTGACCGTGCACTGGGGGGAGCTGCCGCACATCCCGTATCCGCTGGTCAACTTCCTGTTCGACTGCGGCGAGATCGCCTCTGACACGCCCATCACGCTGCAGGCCGAGGAACTGGACGACTACGGGTTCTTCACGGTCGAGGAGGCCGAGCGGCTGCTGGCCGGCCACGCCTACCAACGGCTGATGGCCGCGGCGGCCGCCCGGGAGTCCGGTGGGATGAGCTACCTAACGACCGCTCAGGACGGGCTGGTCGGCCAGTAG
- a CDS encoding nitrate- and nitrite sensing domain-containing protein, translating into MPPKRGRPIAVKLLVLLLVPLLSLVGLWAFAAGLTGGDGIRLLSINDLATNLAKPSEQINIALQDERLASVEFLVSGRGADVLAKRRGHTDRTVATFRDRVKNVRDLSPEMTAQLNALNGKLDHLTQIRKDVDGTAVAPLDVIDGYSQVVDASFRMYDAMVLVPDMALYRQAKAITTLGEAKELLSRERAMIAVVLAKGRVERRDREAFTGMVATRRLLFSQGLSYLDTGLRGPYETLAASPVYQEFLKAEDAIRGQAAANGLPATAATWPVDGENLWREVERDQAAAVTGITQRVTPTAIGMLVKIGVAGGVGLVAVIASIMLSLRFRKRLVRELAGLRDAATELAEVRLPGLVKRLRTNTAAPTPAEIAPLEVKTHSAEVDDIVEAFNRVQSTAVEAAVDQARLRHGVSQVFVNLAKRNQSLLHRQLLQLDSMERATEQPELLADLFKLDHLTTRMRRHAESLIILSDQAPGRGWRNPVPVHDVLRAAVAEVEEYERVEVLQTPPVALLGSAVTDVAHLMAELIENATLFSPPQTKVDVHSTGTPHGLVVEVEDRGLGLPRVELDELNDRLTTTPEFDLAQSDRLGLFVVSRLAARHGIKVTLTPSPYGGLTAMVALPASLLADQPVLSGR; encoded by the coding sequence ATGCCCCCCAAGCGTGGCCGCCCCATTGCTGTGAAGCTCCTCGTCCTGCTGCTCGTCCCGCTGCTGTCCCTCGTCGGGTTGTGGGCGTTCGCGGCAGGTCTGACCGGCGGCGACGGCATCCGCCTGCTCTCGATCAACGATTTGGCCACGAACCTGGCCAAGCCGTCCGAGCAGATCAACATCGCGCTGCAGGACGAGCGGCTGGCCTCGGTGGAGTTCCTGGTCAGCGGGCGGGGCGCGGACGTGCTCGCCAAGCGGCGCGGCCACACCGACCGGACGGTGGCGACGTTCCGCGATCGGGTCAAGAACGTACGCGACCTGTCGCCCGAGATGACCGCGCAGCTCAACGCGCTGAACGGCAAGCTCGACCACCTCACGCAGATCCGCAAGGACGTGGACGGCACGGCCGTCGCGCCGCTCGACGTGATCGACGGCTACAGCCAGGTCGTGGACGCGTCCTTCCGCATGTACGACGCCATGGTGCTGGTGCCCGACATGGCGCTCTACCGGCAGGCGAAGGCCATCACCACGCTGGGCGAAGCCAAAGAGCTGCTGTCCAGGGAACGGGCGATGATCGCCGTGGTCCTGGCCAAAGGCCGGGTGGAGCGCAGGGATCGGGAGGCGTTCACGGGGATGGTCGCGACGAGGCGGCTGCTGTTCTCGCAAGGGCTCTCGTACCTGGACACCGGCCTGCGCGGGCCGTACGAGACGCTGGCCGCCTCGCCCGTCTACCAGGAGTTCCTGAAGGCTGAGGACGCCATCCGAGGCCAGGCGGCCGCGAACGGCCTGCCCGCGACGGCCGCCACCTGGCCCGTGGACGGCGAGAACCTGTGGCGGGAGGTCGAGCGCGACCAGGCGGCGGCCGTGACCGGCATCACGCAGCGCGTCACACCGACGGCCATCGGCATGCTGGTCAAGATCGGCGTGGCGGGCGGCGTGGGTCTCGTCGCCGTCATCGCCTCGATCATGCTCTCGCTGCGCTTCCGCAAGCGCCTGGTGCGTGAGCTGGCCGGGCTCCGCGACGCCGCCACCGAGCTGGCCGAGGTACGGCTGCCCGGACTGGTCAAGCGGCTGCGGACGAACACGGCCGCGCCCACGCCCGCCGAGATCGCGCCGCTGGAGGTCAAAACGCACAGCGCCGAGGTGGACGACATCGTCGAGGCCTTCAACCGCGTGCAGTCCACGGCCGTGGAGGCCGCGGTCGACCAGGCCAGGCTGCGGCACGGCGTCAGCCAGGTCTTCGTCAACCTGGCCAAGCGCAACCAGTCGCTGCTGCACCGGCAGCTGCTCCAGCTCGACAGCATGGAGCGGGCGACTGAGCAGCCGGAGCTGCTGGCGGACCTGTTCAAGCTGGACCACCTCACGACCCGCATGCGCCGGCACGCCGAGAGCCTCATCATCCTGTCCGACCAGGCCCCGGGGCGCGGCTGGCGCAATCCGGTGCCGGTCCACGACGTCCTGCGCGCCGCGGTGGCCGAGGTGGAGGAGTACGAGCGGGTCGAGGTGCTCCAGACGCCGCCGGTCGCGCTCCTGGGTTCGGCGGTCACCGACGTGGCCCACCTGATGGCCGAGCTGATCGAGAACGCCACGCTGTTCTCGCCGCCCCAGACCAAGGTGGACGTGCACAGCACGGGGACCCCGCACGGACTGGTCGTCGAGGTCGAGGACCGGGGGCTCGGCCTGCCGCGCGTCGAGCTCGACGAACTGAACGACCGGCTGACGACGACGCCGGAGTTCGACCTGGCGCAGAGCGACCGGCTCGGCTTGTTCGTCGTCAGCAGGCTGGCGGCCAGACACGGCATCAAGGTCACCCTGACGCCCTCGCCGTACGGTGGCCTGACCGCGATGGTGGCCCTGCCCGCCTCGCTACTGGCCGACCAGCCCGTCCTGAGCGGTCGTTAG
- a CDS encoding DUF6886 family protein, whose amino-acid sequence MRPAPGQVLHFSEDPTIERFLPHVAPTSTQSEPYVWAVGHDRCPDYWFPRACPRAMAWVGPRTTEEDKVRIIGPGCGERVHAIEYGWLDALRDVELYAYRLPADDFAPIGDPPHAMVSKVPVEPLAPPERVGDLFALHEEAGIQLRVLPKLWPFWHEVTESTLEFSGIRLRNARR is encoded by the coding sequence ATGAGACCCGCGCCCGGCCAAGTGCTGCACTTCTCCGAGGACCCGACGATCGAGCGGTTCCTGCCGCACGTGGCGCCGACGAGCACGCAGAGCGAGCCGTACGTGTGGGCGGTCGGCCACGACCGCTGCCCCGACTACTGGTTTCCGCGTGCCTGCCCGCGGGCGATGGCCTGGGTGGGGCCGCGCACCACCGAGGAGGACAAGGTGCGGATCATCGGGCCGGGCTGCGGTGAGCGGGTGCACGCGATCGAATACGGCTGGCTCGACGCCCTCAGGGACGTCGAGCTGTACGCCTACCGCCTGCCTGCCGACGACTTCGCGCCCATCGGCGACCCGCCGCACGCGATGGTCTCGAAGGTGCCTGTCGAGCCGCTGGCTCCGCCCGAGCGGGTCGGCGACCTGTTCGCGTTGCACGAGGAGGCGGGGATCCAGTTGCGGGTGCTGCCCAAGCTGTGGCCGTTCTGGCACGAGGTGACCGAGAGCACGCTGGAGTTCAGCGGGATTCGGCTGCGCAACGCTCGTCGATGA
- a CDS encoding ketopantoate reductase family protein has translation MRYIVIGAGAVGGTIGARLHQGGHDVLLIARGAHYEALKSDGLRLITPETTETLDIPAADGPVPARDDDVLILATKSQDTIAALADWPTDLPVVCAQNGVDNERMVLRRFSRVYGMCVWLPAQHLEPGVVAAHAYPYSGMLHVGHYPHGVDDLATRIVTDLGKRGLVARTVPDVMRWKHGKLLGNLANAVEALVGHPDGPVDGRAAVVDRARAEAMDVLDKAGIAYSTPEEEREVRGHQVDVRPIEGVDRGGGSSWQSLARASGSIEADYLNGEIVLQGRLHGVPTPVNEVLRREANRHAREKLPPASMPLETLVGLIDERCAAESR, from the coding sequence ATGCGCTACATAGTGATCGGAGCAGGAGCCGTTGGCGGAACCATAGGTGCCCGCCTGCACCAAGGCGGGCACGACGTTCTCCTCATCGCGAGAGGCGCGCACTACGAGGCGCTGAAGAGCGACGGCCTGCGCCTGATCACCCCTGAGACCACCGAGACCCTCGACATCCCCGCCGCCGACGGCCCCGTGCCCGCCCGTGACGATGACGTGCTGATCCTGGCCACCAAGTCCCAGGACACGATCGCCGCGCTGGCCGACTGGCCGACCGACCTGCCCGTGGTGTGCGCCCAGAACGGCGTCGACAACGAGCGCATGGTCCTGCGGCGGTTTTCGCGCGTTTACGGCATGTGCGTGTGGCTGCCCGCCCAGCACCTCGAGCCCGGCGTGGTGGCCGCCCACGCCTATCCCTACTCGGGCATGCTGCACGTCGGACACTATCCACACGGTGTGGACGACCTCGCCACGCGGATCGTCACCGACCTCGGCAAGCGAGGCCTCGTGGCCCGCACTGTTCCCGACGTGATGCGCTGGAAGCACGGAAAGCTGCTCGGCAACCTCGCCAACGCCGTGGAGGCCCTCGTCGGCCACCCCGACGGCCCCGTAGATGGTAGGGCTGCGGTCGTGGACCGGGCCCGGGCCGAGGCCATGGATGTGCTGGACAAGGCCGGCATCGCGTACTCCACCCCAGAGGAGGAACGCGAGGTACGCGGCCACCAGGTGGACGTGCGCCCCATCGAGGGTGTCGACCGTGGCGGCGGCTCGTCCTGGCAGAGCCTGGCCAGGGCCAGCGGCTCCATCGAGGCCGACTACCTCAACGGTGAGATCGTCCTGCAGGGCCGCCTGCACGGCGTCCCCACCCCGGTCAACGAAGTGCTGCGGCGCGAGGCGAACCGGCACGCCCGCGAGAAGCTCCCGCCCGCCTCGATGCCGCTGGAGACACTGGTCGGGCTCATCGACGAGCGTTGCGCAGCCGAATCCCGCTGA
- a CDS encoding glycosyltransferase family 2 protein: MNNQLSAASVSVIVPAMNEAENLPHVFATLPDWIDEVILVDGNSTDDTIAVARRLRPDLRVVVQTRRGKGNALIEGFQAARGDIIVMIDADGSTDGREIRSFVDTLLAGADFAKGSRYAPGGGSDDLSPWRSLGNKVLTGVTNLLYGTRYTDLCYGYNAFWARHLETLDLDCDGFEIETLMNVRAAQAGLVICEVPSHERSRIHGVSNLNAVRDGWRVLKTILRERARGTAVTTQTQVALAK, from the coding sequence ATGAACAACCAGCTTTCCGCCGCCAGCGTCAGTGTCATCGTTCCCGCGATGAACGAAGCCGAGAACCTTCCCCATGTCTTCGCCACGCTGCCCGACTGGATCGACGAGGTGATCCTGGTCGACGGCAACTCGACCGACGACACCATCGCCGTGGCGCGGAGGCTCCGCCCCGACCTGCGAGTGGTCGTGCAGACCCGGCGCGGCAAGGGCAACGCCCTCATCGAGGGCTTCCAGGCCGCCCGGGGCGACATCATCGTGATGATCGACGCCGACGGCTCGACCGACGGCCGCGAGATCCGCTCCTTCGTCGACACGCTGCTCGCCGGCGCCGACTTCGCCAAGGGCTCCAGGTACGCGCCCGGCGGCGGCTCCGACGACCTCAGCCCGTGGCGCTCGCTCGGCAACAAGGTCCTCACCGGGGTGACCAACCTGCTCTACGGCACCCGCTACACCGACCTCTGCTACGGCTACAACGCCTTCTGGGCGCGCCACCTGGAGACCCTTGACCTCGATTGCGACGGTTTCGAAATCGAGACGCTGATGAACGTCCGCGCCGCCCAGGCCGGGCTCGTCATCTGCGAGGTCCCCAGCCACGAGCGCTCCCGCATCCACGGCGTGAGCAACCTGAACGCCGTGCGCGATGGCTGGCGCGTGCTCAAGACGATCCTGCGGGAACGCGCGCGCGGCACCGCCGTGACGACGCAGACCCAAGTGGCGCTGGCGAAATGA
- a CDS encoding AAA family ATPase, protein MNGAVLITGISAAGKSTVAEALAERLPRAAHVRGDTFRRMVVSGRADMTPEPTDEAVRQLQLRYRIAATTADLYFEAGFTPIVQDVILGADLERFTKLIRTRPLHVVVLAPDPASVEARERARTKDGYGGGWTVTLLDQVLRRETPRMGLWLDTSRQRPEETVEEILSRIGEARVDDDLQ, encoded by the coding sequence GTGAACGGCGCCGTGCTCATCACCGGGATCTCGGCCGCGGGCAAGTCCACCGTGGCCGAGGCCTTGGCCGAGCGGCTGCCCCGCGCCGCCCACGTGCGCGGCGACACCTTCCGGCGCATGGTCGTCTCCGGCCGCGCCGACATGACGCCCGAGCCCACCGACGAGGCGGTGCGCCAGCTCCAGCTCCGTTACCGGATCGCGGCGACCACTGCGGATCTGTACTTCGAAGCCGGGTTCACGCCGATCGTCCAGGACGTCATTCTTGGGGCGGATTTGGAGCGCTTCACGAAGCTCATCCGAACCCGCCCGTTGCACGTGGTCGTGCTCGCCCCGGACCCGGCGTCGGTGGAGGCTCGGGAGCGGGCCCGGACCAAGGACGGCTACGGCGGCGGCTGGACGGTGACCCTGCTCGACCAGGTGCTTCGCCGCGAAACCCCGCGCATGGGCCTGTGGCTGGACACCTCACGGCAGAGGCCGGAGGAGACCGTGGAGGAGATCCTTTCAAGGATCGGCGAAGCGCGAGTCGACGACGATCTTCAATAG
- the lysS gene encoding lysine--tRNA ligase: MATSGENDWVSRFADQVISEAEKRAPGAPIVCASGLSPSGPIHLGNLREIMTPHLVADEIRRRGVACTHLLSWDDYDRFRRVPAGIDPSWAEHIGKPLTSVPAPPGSTHANWAEHFKAPMIEAMAELGVRCRMISQTEQYTSGVYREQILLAVRERAAIDAVLSRHRSKQVEDYFPYKPYCDLCGRDLTTVTAYDDATTELAYTCECGFGETVRLAEHDRGKLVWKVDWPMRWAYEGVIFEPSGVDHHSPGSAWTVGGKIVSDVFGGQQPIGPMYAFVGITGMAKMSSSKGDVPTPADALEIMEAPVLRWLYARRKPAQSFKIAFDQEIHRLYDEWDALGRKVAAGQAQPAELAAYDRAVHTAEGPLPVTPRPVPYRTLASIVDITTGHTEQTLRILRDLDGIGDLDAARPRLDRAQRWVDAHLAADQRTRVRETPDEELLDSLGASERESLRLLADGLDDWSLDGLTTLVYGVPKLQVGLPADAEPTPELKTAQRAFFALLYRLLVGRDTGPRLPTLLLAVGADRVRKLVGA, translated from the coding sequence ATGGCTACGAGTGGCGAGAACGATTGGGTGTCCAGGTTCGCGGACCAGGTGATCTCCGAGGCGGAGAAACGCGCGCCTGGCGCCCCCATCGTCTGCGCCTCGGGCCTGAGCCCGTCCGGCCCGATCCATCTCGGCAACCTGCGTGAGATCATGACGCCGCACCTTGTCGCCGACGAGATCAGGCGGCGCGGGGTGGCATGCACGCACCTGCTGTCCTGGGACGACTACGACCGGTTCCGCCGGGTGCCCGCGGGCATCGACCCGTCGTGGGCCGAGCACATCGGCAAGCCGCTGACCTCGGTGCCCGCCCCGCCGGGCAGCACGCACGCCAACTGGGCCGAGCACTTCAAGGCGCCCATGATCGAGGCCATGGCCGAGCTGGGCGTGCGGTGCCGGATGATCAGCCAGACCGAGCAATACACCTCCGGGGTCTACCGGGAGCAGATCCTGCTGGCGGTGCGCGAGCGGGCCGCGATCGACGCCGTGTTGTCGCGGCACCGGTCGAAGCAGGTGGAGGACTACTTCCCGTACAAGCCGTACTGCGACCTGTGCGGGCGCGACCTCACGACCGTCACGGCGTACGACGACGCGACCACCGAGCTGGCCTACACCTGCGAGTGCGGCTTCGGCGAGACCGTGCGGCTGGCCGAGCACGACCGCGGCAAGCTGGTATGGAAGGTCGACTGGCCGATGCGGTGGGCGTACGAGGGCGTGATCTTCGAGCCGTCCGGCGTCGACCATCACTCCCCGGGCTCGGCGTGGACCGTCGGCGGCAAGATCGTGTCCGACGTGTTCGGCGGGCAGCAACCGATCGGCCCCATGTACGCGTTCGTCGGGATCACCGGCATGGCCAAGATGAGCAGTTCCAAGGGCGACGTGCCGACCCCTGCCGACGCCCTGGAGATCATGGAGGCGCCCGTGCTGCGCTGGTTGTACGCCCGCCGCAAGCCGGCCCAGTCCTTCAAGATCGCCTTCGACCAGGAGATCCACCGGCTCTACGACGAGTGGGACGCCCTGGGCCGCAAGGTGGCCGCGGGCCAGGCCCAGCCCGCCGAACTGGCCGCGTACGACCGCGCGGTGCACACGGCCGAGGGCCCGCTGCCCGTCACCCCCCGCCCCGTCCCGTACCGGACGCTGGCCTCCATCGTGGACATCACGACCGGCCACACGGAGCAGACCCTGCGCATCCTGCGCGACCTCGATGGCATCGGCGACCTCGACGCGGCCCGCCCCCGCCTGGACCGGGCACAGCGGTGGGTCGACGCCCACCTGGCCGCCGACCAGCGCACCCGCGTGCGGGAGACGCCGGACGAGGAGCTGCTCGACTCGCTCGGCGCGAGCGAGCGGGAGTCACTGCGGCTGCTGGCCGACGGCCTCGACGACTGGTCGCTCGACGGGCTGACCACGCTCGTGTACGGCGTGCCGAAGCTCCAGGTGGGCCTGCCTGCCGACGCCGAGCCGACCCCCGAGCTCAAGACCGCGCAACGGGCCTTCTTCGCCCTGCTCTACAGGCTGCTGGTCGGCCGCGACACAGGCCCGCGGCTCCCCACGCTCCTGCTCGCCGTGGGGGCCGACCGGGTCAGGAAACTCGTCGGCGCGTGA
- a CDS encoding Gfo/Idh/MocA family protein, with the protein MSHGPVGVALVGAGNISGQYLRNLTAFPDVRVLGVADIDAERAAEVAREYDVPVSGHLGTVLAVPEVEIVVNLTIPSAHAAVALESLAAGKHVYGEKPFAMNTDDGTKITAEAANLGLRVGGAPDTFLGAGLQSTLHALRSGLIGEPVAVTAATQSLGPESWHPNPEFFYQPGGGPLFDLGPYYLTALVSLLGPVARVAADSRRAHDQRVVGSGPKAGKIFPVDVPTHVNALLDFPGTATAAATFSFDSAVNRRVIEIIGTEGALSLPDPNTFEGPLLARGLHDTDWRELPLSGTTAGRGIGVLDMARSIRAGTPHRASGDLAYHVLELMVAIADSGERSEFRPINSTLTTPEPLPAGWDPYAATLS; encoded by the coding sequence TTGAGTCATGGCCCCGTCGGCGTCGCCCTGGTCGGCGCCGGAAACATCAGTGGCCAGTACCTCCGCAACCTCACTGCCTTCCCCGACGTGCGCGTGCTCGGCGTCGCGGACATCGACGCCGAGCGTGCCGCCGAGGTCGCGCGGGAGTACGACGTCCCCGTGTCGGGCCACCTCGGGACGGTGCTCGCCGTGCCCGAGGTCGAGATCGTCGTCAACCTCACCATCCCGTCCGCGCACGCGGCCGTCGCGCTGGAGTCGCTGGCCGCCGGCAAGCACGTGTACGGCGAGAAGCCCTTCGCCATGAACACCGACGACGGGACGAAGATCACGGCCGAGGCCGCCAACCTCGGCCTGCGGGTCGGCGGCGCCCCCGACACGTTCCTCGGCGCCGGGCTCCAGTCCACCCTGCACGCCCTGCGCTCGGGCCTCATCGGCGAGCCGGTCGCCGTCACGGCGGCCACGCAGAGCCTCGGGCCGGAATCCTGGCATCCCAACCCCGAGTTCTTCTACCAGCCGGGCGGCGGCCCGCTCTTCGACCTCGGCCCCTACTACCTGACCGCCCTGGTGTCCCTGCTCGGCCCCGTCGCCCGGGTGGCGGCGGACAGCCGCAGGGCCCATGACCAGCGGGTCGTGGGCTCCGGGCCGAAGGCCGGGAAGATCTTCCCGGTGGACGTGCCGACCCACGTCAACGCCCTGCTCGACTTCCCGGGCACGGCCACGGCGGCGGCCACGTTCAGCTTCGACTCGGCCGTCAATCGCAGAGTGATCGAGATCATCGGCACCGAGGGCGCGCTGTCGCTCCCCGACCCGAACACCTTCGAAGGTCCGCTGCTGGCCCGCGGCCTGCACGACACGGACTGGCGCGAGCTGCCGTTGTCCGGCACGACGGCGGGGCGCGGCATCGGCGTCCTGGACATGGCCAGGTCGATCCGCGCCGGCACGCCCCATCGTGCGTCCGGCGACCTCGCCTATCACGTGCTGGAGCTCATGGTCGCCATCGCGGACTCCGGCGAGCGCTCGGAGTTCCGGCCGATCAACTCGACGCTGACCACACCGGAGCCGCTCCCGGCCGGATGGGACCCGTACGCGGCCACACTGTCCTGA